The Christiangramia forsetii KT0803 DNA segment TCCAGACCTTCACCTCCAATAAAATGGGGCGGATGACTCGGCTTCTGAATATCTTCTTTGTAAGATGGCGATACGGTATGTACTGCATCTGCCAATCTAATCCCCACCGCCATAAGATTAATACAATCCGGATAGCGACGATCGTATAATTTTTCCCGATCATATTCTAAATCCGGAAAGAATGCATCTACAGAAGAGTAATTATTACTGAAAGGTCTTATTCCCTGTATGGCCAGATTATGAATTGAATACACAAACCTGATATCTTTTAATACACTAAATTTTGGATTAAATTCTTTCAAAAATAATAGCATGCTTGTATGCCAGTCATGAAGGTGAATGATATCTATTTTTCCAAATATTTCTTCCCGGATAGCCGCGGCAACACCTGTACAAAACAGTGAAAAAACATTGGCGTCTGTAAAAAAAGGTTGATCGGGATCATTAAAATAAATATGGGCGATATCCCCGGCTTTTATATCTGGATGATGAAATACATAATGTTTTATTCCGGCAATCTGTTTTTTCCCCTGAACCTGGTACACTTCTCCATTATGAGGTACTCCCCGGAAAACAAAATTCACGTCGGCAATCTTTCTAGCTTCAGAAATATGTAAACGTGAATATGAAGGCGTGATTACATTTACGATATCGCCCTTTGCCGCTATCTGTCTCGGTACGTCACGAACAACATCACCCATTCCACCAGCTTTACAGCGTGGAATTCCATCGTTTTCAGCAGCGACAAATAGAAAATTGGTCTTCAAAGATTTTGGTTAGTTAAGTAATTGAATTTAATCATAAAACTACGACTCTCACAGCGAAATTGATTAAATGATTGTTAATAAAATAGATAATCGAAAATAATTAAACAAAAAAAAGCCCCTTCTTCCGAAGAGGCTTTTTAATGTATCTATAAAAAATACTACTTTATTTTGAATGCTTTATCCTGAGGATAGAAGGCTACATCTCCAAGTTCTTCCTCAATTCTTAACAATTGATTGTATTTAGCCATACGATCACTACGGGAAGCAGAACCTGTTTTAATCTGGCCAGTATTCAATGCCACCGCAAGATCTGCAATCGTATTATCTTCAGTTTCTCCAGATCTGTGTGACATTACAGAAGTGTACCCGGCATTATGAGCCATATTTACCGCAGCAATAGTTTCAGTTAACGTTCCAATCTGATTTACTTTGATCAAAATAGAATTTGCAATACTTTCTTTAATTCCTCTTCCCAAACGCTCCACATTGGTTACGAAAAGGTCATCACCAACCAACTGAACTTTATCCCCGATTTTATCGGTAACTGCTTTCCAACCTTCCCAGTCATTTTCATCCATTCCATCTTCAATAGAGATAATTGGATATTTTGAAGCAAGTTCTGCAAGGTAATCTGCCTGTTCTTCGCTCGTTCTTACTTTCCCTTTATCTCCTTCAAATTTGGTATAATCGTATTTCCCGTCTACAAAAAATTCAGCTGCAGCACAATCTAAAGCGATCATCACTTCTTTCCCTGGCTTATAACCCGCTTTTTCTATAGCTTTCAGAATAGTATCTAAAGCATCTTCAGTTCCATCAAGGGTTGGGGCAAAACCACCTTCATCCCCAACAGCTGTACTTAAACCGCGATCGTGTAGTACATTCTTTAAATTATGAAAAATTTCAGTTCCCATTTTCAAAGCATGGGAAAAGCTATCTGCCATTACCGGCATGATCATAAATTCCTGAAACGCGATAGGCGCATCACTGTGAGAACCTCCATTAATGATATTCATCATAGGCACCGGAAGTGTATTTGCACTCACTCCACCTACATATCTGTAAAGAGGCATATTTAATTCGTTCGCAGCTGCTTTGGCTACAGCAAGAGAAACCCCAAGAATGGCGTTAGCCCCTAATTTAGATTTGTTTGGAGTTCCATCAAGATCTATCATTGTCTGGTCTATCAGGTTTTGTTCAAATACTGAAAATCCCAATAAATGATCTGCGATCTCTCCATTTACATTATCAACAGCTTTCTGAACTCCCTTTCCCATAAAATCCTTACCTCCGTCACGAAGCTCAACAGCCTCATGTTCTCCCGTGGAAGCTCCTGAAGGAACCGCTGCACGGCCCATAATTCCATTTTCTGTATATACATCTACTTCTACAGTAGGGTTTCCTCTTGAATCAAAAATCTGACGTGCGTGAATATCTAAAATAGCGCTCATTTTCTTATTTTATTAGTTAGTTGAACAATCTGCAAGATACAAAGACAAGTATAAAAAATCGACTGAGACTGTTAGTTTTAAAGCATTTATAACATTAAAACATACTAAAACGTTTTCGGTTTATGAAGTTTTTATCATAATGCTGAAAAGAGGTCATAATACACACGTATTCCTAAACCAATTCCATCTTTGCTACCTCCTCCAGACGTAAAATCGTAGTCTGAAAAATCAAGAGACTCTATACCTTCTTTAGAATTTAACCTGGTGTACTTCAAATAAAAGGCAAACCAGAGATGATCAACATTCACTAATTGCCCTTCTATTCCTGCTGCAAAACTCCAATAGTTCTGATCTTTTGAATACTTCTGCTTCTCTTCCAGCTCGTATCTCTCATTTCCATTATATAGAAAGTAGTTCCCTTTTGCATAGAGCTTTCCAAAATTATACTCCGGAATAAGAACTAGCGCAGCCTCCTCATTCCCAAATTTTAATTTTGGGGCAAGACTTATAGAAAAAGAAGTAAATGAAGCTTTGTATAAAGCACCAGGAATGGCATTTGGATCCGGACTATCATTAAATTCCCTTTCAGGCAATATTCCAGCACTAAAATTCAACCCTACTTCAGGTGCAAAAAATTCCCATTGATAAACCTGACTTCCAAAGTTTACATTATAAAAAGCATCATTCTCAAATCCTGTATGCCGATAATATTCAAAGCCCCCATACAACACCGGGTGCTTTTGCGCAATTCCATGTATGGAATTAAGTATGAAGAAGAAAATTATTATTGTGCGACCAACCATCCTAACTGAAACGAAAATAGTGGTTTAACGTAGGTGTCCCCTGAATCATTAAATCCTAAACCAAGCCCCAGGTTTAAATTCAATTTAAATCCGCTTTCATAAACTCTTTGCAATCCCCAGGCTGGGCCTACAAATGCGCCGTAATCATTTTCATAATCCAAATCACCTATTATTGCATTGCCGCTGGTTACAGAAGCGATACCGGTAATATAGTTAGCCGAATTCTCTGAAGTTTTTTTACCCTTATCCGCTCTTTTTTCGAAATTATAATAATAACGATATTGAGCCTCAAAGCCTGGATAAATACCATAGGCTTCCCCGAATAAAGAAGAATATTGATACGTGAATCCAATTCCAAGATTTAAATCTATGGTTGACCGATCTGAAACTGAAAATTCATATTCGGCTGAAGGAGCTAATAAATTTAGAGAGAATTGATTATTTGTAGTTGTTTCCTGAGAAAATATATTCAGACTTGCTATTAATGCCAGAACAAATAAGAAATGCTTCATTTTAATATCTAGATAGGACGAAGATTCAAAGCTAGCCGAATATACCTAATTGGCAAATTTTATTTTAGTTCTAAGAGTAACCAAAAAAAAAGCCGAAATCGAGATTCCGGCTTTTCTATATTTATATAATTTTTGTTTCTAAGCTTTCACTGATTTGATTCGATCTATAAACTCATCAAACAAGTAACTGGCATCATGTGGTCCAGGACTTGCTTCCGGGTGATACTGCACAGAAAAAGTATTTTTGTTTTTCATAGCCAACCCTCCAACTGTACCGTCATTAAGACATATATGTGTAACTTCTACATCAGGATGTGCTTCAGTTTGATCTTTGTCTACTGAAAAACCGTGATTTTGAGACGTGATTTCACCTTTACCACTCACCATATTCTTTACAGGATGATTTATCCCTCGGTGTCCGTGATGCATTTTATAGGTTTTAATTCCGTTTGCTATCGCTATAATCTGGTGACCAAGGCAGATTCCGAATAAGGGATGATCCTTTTCAATAATAGTCTTTGTAACGTTGATTGCACTCTCCAAAGGTTGCGGATCCCCAGGTCCGTTAGAAAGGAAGTATCCATCAGGATTCCATTCTTTCATTTCTTCATAGGTAGCATTGTAAGGAAACACTTTTATATAGGCATCCCTTTCAGAGAGATTTCTAAGAATATTAGTTTTAATACCTACATCCAAGGCTGCAATCCTGTAGGTCGCATTTTCATCACCAAAGTAGTACGCCTCTTTAGTAGAAACTTTAGAAGCCAATTCCAGTCCGTTCATATTTGGCACTTCTGCCAATTGTTTTTTAAGACCTTCAATATTTGTCACATCAGAAGAAATTATAGCGTTCATAGCACCGTTTTCTCTAATATAAGTCACCAAAGCCCTGGTATCTACATCTGAAATAGCGAAAATATTATTTTCATTCAGAAACTCCTCCAGCGTTCTATCTGATGCCGGCCTGGATTCTGTATAACTAAAATTCTTACAGATAAGCCCCGATATTTTAGCAGTATTGGATTCATTTTCCCTTTCACTGGTTCCATAATTACCAATATGAGCATTGGTGGTCACCATTAATTGTCCATAATAAGAAGGATCTGTAAAGATCTCCTGGTAACCTGTCATTCCCGTATTAAAACAAACTTCTCCTACGGCGCTACCTTCCTTATTTCCGACTGATTTTCCATAAAAAATGGTTCCATCTTCAAGTAAGATGATCGCTTTACGTTTAGCCTGATATTTCATAGTTGTGATATAGTTGATGCTGCGGCAAATTTAATAATTTATTTATTGGGTATAAAAAAAGGATAAACTATTAAAGCTTATCCTTTTAAAATTTAGGCGGTAATAAGAATCATTGTTATTCCTCTTTTTTATCGTCCTTTTTTTCTTCAGCCTTTGGCTCTTTAGCTTTAGGCTCTTCTTTTTTCGTTTCTTTAGCAGAAGCTTCTTTAGGCTCGGCAGTAGAAGCTGTATCTTCAGTCTTCTTCTTACCAGCACGACGAGTAGATTTTTTCTTCTTAGGCTTCTCTCCTACATTGTAGGTTTCATTAAAGTCTACAAGTTCTACCAATGCCATTTCTGCAGCATCCCCAAGACGACTACCAAGTTTGATAACTCTGGTATAACCTCCCGGGCGATCTCCTACTTTAGGAGCTACTTCACGAAATAATTCGCTTACAGCTTCTTTACTTCTAAGCTTACTAAACACAAGACGTCTGTTGTGAGTAGTATCGTTCTTACATTTAGTAACTAGAGGCTCTACAAATACTTTAAGAGCTTTAGCTTTAGCTACCGTTGTATTGATACGTTTATGCTCAATTAGGGAACATGCCATATTCGCAAGCATAGCTTTACGATGTGCAGTTTGTCTACCTAAGTGGTTTATTTTCTTTCCGTGTCTCATGACATTTTATGTTTCATCATCTTGCTACAACTCATTTTGAGGAGCAAATTATGACGGTTATTTATTTTAAATCCCAGTTAAGAATTGAATCCTGAACTAGTCTTTATCTAATTTATATTTTGAAAGGTCCATTCCAAAGTTCAAACCTTTATTGCTTACAAGCTCTTCCAATTCAGTAAGTGATTTTTTACCGAAATTTCTAAACTTCATCAAATCGTTCTTATTATAAGAAACAAGGTCTCCCAAAGTATCAACTTCAGCTGCTTTAAGACAGTTCAATGCTCTTACTGAAAGATCCATATCTACCAACTTCGTCTTAAGAAGTTGTCTCATATGAAGAGATTCTTCATCGTAAGTTTCAGTTTGGGCAATTTCATCTGCTTCAAGAGTGATACGCTCATCAGAGAATAACATGAAGTGATGTATAAGTGTCTTAGCTGCTTCGGTTAAAGCATCTTTTGGATGAATAGAACCATCACTGATAATTTCAAATACCAGTTTTTCGTAGTCAGTCTTCTGCTCAACACGAAAGTTTTCGATACTATATTTTACATTCTTAATAGGAGTGTAAATAGAATCTACGAAAATCGTTCCTAGAGGAGCATTGGCTTTTTTGTTTTCTTCAGCCGGAACATAACCTCTACCTTTCTCGATAGTGATCTCCATGTTCAAGCTAACTTTCTTATCCATGTGACAGATTACCTGATCTGGATTAAGAACCTGAAATCCTGAAATGAATTTCTGGAAGTGACCGGCAGTTAATTGCTCTTCTCCTGAAACCGAAATAGTAACCGATTCATTATCGATCTCATCGATTTGTCTCTTGAATCTTACTTGTTTAAGATTCAGGATAATTTCAGTTACGTCTTCCACTACACCTGCAATGGTAGAGAATTCGTGATCTACACCTTCAATTCTTACTGAAGTGATCGCGAAACCTTCCAAAGAAGATAAAAGCACTCGTCTTAAAGCGTTACCAACAGTTAATCCATAACCAGGCTCCAAAGGGCGAAATTCAAATTTCCCTTCGAAATCGGTTGAATCAATCATTATAACTTTATCGGGCTTCTGAAAATTTAGTATTGCCATATTTCGACTTCTGTGTGAATTATTATTTCGAATATAATTCGACTATAAATTGCTCGTTAATGTTTTCAGGAATCTGAACTCTTCCAGGAACAGCTACGAAAGTACCTTCTTTCTTTTCTGAATTCCATGAAATCCATTCGTAAACACTGCTGTTATTTGATAGTGATTCCTGTACCACAGCAAGTGATTTAGATTTTTCTCTAACTCCAACAACGTCACCAGCTTTTAGGTGATAAGAAGGAATGTTTACCAATTCCCCATTTACAGTGATATGACGGTGACCAACTAACTGACGGGCAGCTCTTCTTGAAGGTGCTACACCCATACGGTACACTACATTATCTAAACGAGATTCGCAAAGTTGAAGAAGAACCTCACCAGTAATTCCCTGGGCACGGGTAGCTTTTTCAAACATGTTACGGAATTGACGCTCAAGAATACCATACGTATACTTGGCTTTTTGCTTCTCCATTAACTGGATAGCATATTCTGATTTTTTTCCACGACGACGGTTAT contains these protein-coding regions:
- a CDS encoding DNA-directed RNA polymerase subunit alpha, which translates into the protein MAILNFQKPDKVIMIDSTDFEGKFEFRPLEPGYGLTVGNALRRVLLSSLEGFAITSVRIEGVDHEFSTIAGVVEDVTEIILNLKQVRFKRQIDEIDNESVTISVSGEEQLTAGHFQKFISGFQVLNPDQVICHMDKKVSLNMEITIEKGRGYVPAEENKKANAPLGTIFVDSIYTPIKNVKYSIENFRVEQKTDYEKLVFEIISDGSIHPKDALTEAAKTLIHHFMLFSDERITLEADEIAQTETYDEESLHMRQLLKTKLVDMDLSVRALNCLKAAEVDTLGDLVSYNKNDLMKFRNFGKKSLTELEELVSNKGLNFGMDLSKYKLDKD
- the rpsD gene encoding 30S ribosomal protein S4, producing the protein MARYTGPKTKIARKFGEAIFGDDKSFEKRNYPPGQHGNNRRRGKKSEYAIQLMEKQKAKYTYGILERQFRNMFEKATRAQGITGEVLLQLCESRLDNVVYRMGVAPSRRAARQLVGHRHITVNGELVNIPSYHLKAGDVVGVREKSKSLAVVQESLSNNSSVYEWISWNSEKKEGTFVAVPGRVQIPENINEQFIVELYSK
- the eno gene encoding phosphopyruvate hydratase; its protein translation is MSAILDIHARQIFDSRGNPTVEVDVYTENGIMGRAAVPSGASTGEHEAVELRDGGKDFMGKGVQKAVDNVNGEIADHLLGFSVFEQNLIDQTMIDLDGTPNKSKLGANAILGVSLAVAKAAANELNMPLYRYVGGVSANTLPVPMMNIINGGSHSDAPIAFQEFMIMPVMADSFSHALKMGTEIFHNLKNVLHDRGLSTAVGDEGGFAPTLDGTEDALDTILKAIEKAGYKPGKEVMIALDCAAAEFFVDGKYDYTKFEGDKGKVRTSEEQADYLAELASKYPIISIEDGMDENDWEGWKAVTDKIGDKVQLVGDDLFVTNVERLGRGIKESIANSILIKVNQIGTLTETIAAVNMAHNAGYTSVMSHRSGETEDNTIADLAVALNTGQIKTGSASRSDRMAKYNQLLRIEEELGDVAFYPQDKAFKIK
- the rplQ gene encoding 50S ribosomal protein L17; translated protein: MRHGKKINHLGRQTAHRKAMLANMACSLIEHKRINTTVAKAKALKVFVEPLVTKCKNDTTHNRRLVFSKLRSKEAVSELFREVAPKVGDRPGGYTRVIKLGSRLGDAAEMALVELVDFNETYNVGEKPKKKKSTRRAGKKKTEDTASTAEPKEASAKETKKEEPKAKEPKAEEKKDDKKEE
- the carA gene encoding glutamine-hydrolyzing carbamoyl-phosphate synthase small subunit; translated protein: MKYQAKRKAIILLEDGTIFYGKSVGNKEGSAVGEVCFNTGMTGYQEIFTDPSYYGQLMVTTNAHIGNYGTSERENESNTAKISGLICKNFSYTESRPASDRTLEEFLNENNIFAISDVDTRALVTYIRENGAMNAIISSDVTNIEGLKKQLAEVPNMNGLELASKVSTKEAYYFGDENATYRIAALDVGIKTNILRNLSERDAYIKVFPYNATYEEMKEWNPDGYFLSNGPGDPQPLESAINVTKTIIEKDHPLFGICLGHQIIAIANGIKTYKMHHGHRGINHPVKNMVSGKGEITSQNHGFSVDKDQTEAHPDVEVTHICLNDGTVGGLAMKNKNTFSVQYHPEASPGPHDASYLFDEFIDRIKSVKA